One stretch of Salvia hispanica cultivar TCC Black 2014 unplaced genomic scaffold, UniMelb_Shisp_WGS_1.0 HiC_scaffold_986, whole genome shotgun sequence DNA includes these proteins:
- the LOC125200470 gene encoding putative late blight resistance protein homolog R1B-16, producing the protein MAAYAALVSLMHLIDTIELHHFPFISLHKHQIQSLTEIVTFLLEFLQAYNSPVSDRDKADPLEMRIADAAYAAEDAIESHIVHKIQLSESSIATKPRQSFYSRFRGLKLRQDVQNVIKELDRIKRVAMETNTKKMVVFRDQPRRSASSSTGNKSSGTMVLPDHVLYGIMEKLVVDEPGRQVITITGMGGIGKTALAQTVYSKQVIKERFDIRAWATISEHYNTREILCELVSQTTNQKKEKLSERSEAELGLELHKYLFGIRFLIVMDDMWNIESWNEIQHFFPNNGNSSHIMVTTRLSHLGSQLNNHYSHQMEFLDEVNSWVLFSKIVFGDEPFPLELEKIGKEIAYNCRGLPLSIVVVGGNLKNMEPTQECWESIRKNLTSIVNSNNDKHCLRLLKMSYNHLPVYLKPCFLHMGMFGEDAAIKVSTLIQLWVRGRFLKPKDGKSLEAIGKGFLKDLVHRNLILVDELGSTGNIKQVKVHDLLRDLCLNQGEKEGFYHRNTSQEKLQHLNVEDGFSSSNFPSFSHLWNLQKLTVSCSWATLNEIWKIPQLRHLDVVATRLLLPESPGDFVVMRNLVVVEGAINFKCDEEMIKRIPNIMKLRIKYLESMEMRNNDYYCLSNIKHFCKLESLDILCGYQFRGNVSLCKLTFPPTLKSLKLVMSDDFEWEIMLERIGSLPLLEKLKLRYGRFGTCKWKIFEGQFSCLKYLELSSCHSLKHWTTEAGSIFPRLEKLTLLSLKGLENMPYEIGDIPTLQKILMSGCRKSVVKCAKDIVEEQMDCQGDNLPFHVFVRPSPLDDNKAMQNFAGPNFVVAE; encoded by the coding sequence ATGGCGGCATATGCAGCCTTGGTTTCTCTTATGCATCTCATAGACACAATCGAGCTCCATCATTTCCCATTCATTTCTCTCCACAAACACCAAATTCAGTCTCTCACTGAAATTGTTACCTTCCTGCTGGAATTTCTCCAAGCTTACAACTCCCCTGTTTCCGACCGCGACAAAGCAGATCCATTGGAGATGCGTATTGCTGATGCTGCGTATGCAGCTGAAGATGCTATTGAATCCCATATTGTGCACAAGATTCAGCTCAGTGAATCATCCATAGCAACCAAACCCAGACAAAGCTTCTACAGTAGGTTCCGAGGTCTAAAGCTGCGTCAAGATGTACAAAATGTAATAAAAGAATTGGATAGGATAAAGAGAGTGGCGATGGAGACCAACACAAAGAAGATGGTTGTGTTCCGTGATCAACCGCGTAGATCAGCCTCTTCTTCTACTGGGAACAAGAGTAGTGGCACAATGGTGTTACCGGATCATGTCTTATACGGGATCATGGAAAAGCTTGTTGTAGACGAACCTGGTCGCCAAGTCATCACGATCACAGGAATGGGTGGGATAGGTAAGACCGCCCTTGCTCAAACTGTTTATTCCAAACAAGTTATTAAAGAGCGTTTTGACATTCGTGCTTGGGCTACTATTTCTGAACACTACAACACTAGAGAAATTCTATGTGAACTTGTTTCTCAAACCACTaaccaaaaaaaggaaaaactaaGTGAAAGGAGTGAAGCCGAATTAGGATTAGAGCTCCACAAATATTTGTTTGGTATAAGGTTTCTAATTGTAATGGATGATATGTGGAATATTGAATCTTGGAATGAGATACAACATTTCTTTCCTAACAATGGAAATTCCAGTCATATAATGGTGACGACTAGGCTATCCCATTTGGGTTCTCAATTAAACAATCACTATAGCCACCAAATGGAATTTCTTGATGAGGTTAATAGTTGGGTCCTATTCTCCAAAATTGTGTTTGGAGACGAACCTTTTCCTCTAGAATTAGAGAAAATTGGAAAGGAAATTGCATACAATTGTAGAGGACTTCCCCTATCAATTGTTGTAGTGGGAggtaatttaaaaaacatggAACCCACACAAGAATGTTGGGAGTCAATAAGGAAGAATTTAACTTCGATAGTGAATTCAAACAATGATAAGCATTGCTTAAGATTGTTAAAAATGAGCTACAATCATTTGCCGGTTTACTTAAAGCCTTGTTTCTTACACATGGGCATGTTTGGGGAAGATGCCGCAATTAAGGTCTCAACACTCATCCAATTATGGGTGCGTGGAAGATTTCTTAAACCTAAAGATGGAAAAAGTTTGGAAGCAATTGGGAAAGGTTTCTTAAAGGACTTAGTGCATAGAAATCTCATTCTAGTTGATGAGTTGGGGTCTACTGGAAACATTAAACAAgtcaaagttcatgatttgcTAAGAGACCTATGCCTGAACCAGGGAGAGAAAGAAGGGTTTTATCACAGAAACACTTCACAAGAGAAACTGCAGCACCTCAATGTTGAAGATGGTTTTTCGTCCTCAAattttccttctttcagcCACCTTTGGAATTTGCAGAAATTGACCGTTTCTTGTTCGTGGGCTACTCTTAATGAGATTTGGAAAATTCCTCAACTGAGGCATCTTGATGTGGTTGCAACAAGATTGCTACTCCCAGAATCTCCGGGTGATTTTGTCGTCATGAGGAATCTAGTGGTAGTTGAGGGAGCAATTAATTTCAAGTGCGATGAAGAGATGATTAAGAGAATTCCCAATATCATGAAATTGAGGATAAAGTATTTGGAAAGCATGGAAATGCGCAATAATGATTATTATTGTCTGAGCAATATTAaacatttttgtaaattagAATCACTTGATATCTTGTGCGGATATCAATTTAGAGGGAATGTGTCTTTGTGTAAGCTCACATTCCCCCCAACCCTCAAGAGTTTGAAACTTGTTATGAGCGATGACTTTGAATGGGAAATAATGTTGGAGAGGATAGGTTCGTTGCCCCTTCTCGAGAAGTTAAAGTTGAGATATGGACGCTTTGGAACATGCAAGTGGAAAATCTTTGAAGGGCAATTCTCCTGCCTCAAATACTTGGAACTGTCTTCGTGCCATAGCCTGAAACATTGGACTACAGAAGCGGGCTCCATCTTTCCACGCCTTGAGAAGCTTACTCTTCTAAGCTTAAAAGGGTTGGAGAATATGCCATATGAAATTGGAGACATACCGACGctccaaaaaatattgatgagTGGTTGCCGCAAATCAGTGGTGAAATGTGCAAAAGATATCGTAGAGGAACAAATGGATTGTCAAGGGGACAATCTTCCTTTTCACGTTTTCGTTCGGCCTTCTCCACTTGATGATAACAAAGCAATGCAGAATTTTGCAGGTCCCAATTTTGTGGTTGCAGAATAG
- the LOC125200471 gene encoding PRA1 family protein F2-like produces MTNYGTIPTSSSPTNVSREYISRAKARFQEGLATRRPWREIADIHSFSLPRSFSEAVARVKTNLAYFSVNYAIVALAIVFLSLLWHPISLIVFLAMLAVWLFLYFLRDEPLVVFGRLVSDKIVLIVLGVLTIFVLLLTDATTEILSSLLVAVVVVLVHAAVRRTDNLYPDEESAGLLRSASPSS; encoded by the coding sequence ATGACGAACTACGGCACAATTCCGACCTCCTCCTCCCCTACCAACGTCAGCCGCGAGTACATCTCCCGCGCCAAGGCGCGCTTCCAGGAAGGCCTCGCCACGCGCCGCCCCTGGCGCGAGATCGCCGACATCCACAGCTTCTCCCTGCCGCGCTCCTTCTCCGAGGCGGTGGCGCGCGTGAAGACGAATCTAGCCTACTTCAGCGTGAACTACGCCATCGTCGCGCTCGCGATCGTGTTCCTCAGCCTCCTCTGGCACCCGATCTCGCTCATCGTCTTCCTCGCGATGCTGGCGGTGTGGCTCTTCCTCTACTTCCTCCGCGACGAGCCGCTCGTGGTCTTCGGCCGCCTCGTCAGCGACAAAATCGTGCTGATCGTGCTCGGAGTCCTCACGATCTTCGTCCTCCTCCTCACCGACGCCACGACGGAGATCCTGAGCTCGCTTCTcgtggcggtggtggtggtgctgGTCCACGCCGCCGTGAGGAGGACCGACAATTTGTACCCCGATGAGGAATCCGCGGGTCTGCTGAGGTCAGCCAGTCCgtcttcttaa